The sequence GCAGCCAGCGGGAAAGAGGCCTGGCGAAGTATACGCCTCCTCCACCACATAACACCGTTAACACCAACAGCAGCAACCAGGTTACGCCCTGACGGCCAGGTGCGGGCAGGTAACGCAACGCCTCACGCTGAAGAGAAGCGTCAATAATAGAGGCGGCATGTTCCTCCCCCTCCATCTTATTACGACGAATAACCCCTCCCAGTCGCGCAGCAAGATGAAGATTGCCATCGCAACGTCTCATGCATCGTCTGATAAATTGTTCCGGAAGAGTGTTGGTTGTCTCAGGGCCAATGCCTGCATGAGAGGAGATCACCTTGCGGTAATCTTTACTGTCCGGCGCGGGTATCTCAAACCATACCGGCTGTAATACCCGTAACTCGCGCTGCTGACGACGGTTGAATATCCCTGTAAGTAGCAATCGGGCTTGCGGCATCATGGTCATAAACGCCAGAATCGTTGAAACAAGCCCCCTGGAGATTCGGTGTCCATCTTCCAGGACAAACAGCGGCATACTGCCGTGTATCACGGTCCCCGCGCTGTACAGTTCCTCCCAGAGCTTCTCAACAGGGAATATTTTTCCCGCCAGACTGTTATCCGTCTGCGAATCCGCAATAATCACCCACTCCCACAGGTAACCTTTTCGGTTCAAAGGGCTGATGGTGAGCGCGCGATAAGGCCACGCGCTAATCACCCCTTGCGCAAGCACACTTTTTCCTGCCCCTTTACCGCCCTGCAATATTAGCCATTGTTCCTGAATTAACGTGGAAAACATGCTGTCCCGAATCAGACAATGCCGCGTAGTATAAAAAGTATTTAGCTCATCCATGAATAGCCGCATTACCTCGAAAATTATTCCATTCCTAAAACAGGGATATATATTGCATATGACTTGCTGCGTGCCAGTGACTGATTATATTATGACGGACTTAAACAAGAAACACGTTCACTCTTAGTCATTCTTAAAAGTGATTTCATGGCAACCATCTCTCCCTTAGTGAAAAATGCGTTATCGTATCGCACCCTGAGCCTTATGATTATATTGACTAGCGCTATGGGTGTCTTTATCTTCATTTACTCAGCATATATACAGTGGGGTAATAACAAAGCGTCGCTGATTAATGAGGATATCATCACGCCATTGAATAATTTTAATGAAAAATATAAATGGAATTTATCATCGTCAGTCAATAATCGCATTGACGCGCCCCCATTAGTGAGTGGCAACGTAGATACTCTGTCCCATATCCATTTAAGCGGTATTATTCATAGTTCGGATAAATTATCGTCCCGGGCCATTCTGCAGGAAGGGGGGGAACAGAATGTCTATTCTATTGATGATGTGCTTAAATCATCCAACAGCACGCGCATCATTGATATCACTAAGAACCAGGTGTTTTTCTCCTCAGGCGGAAACACCGCGCAGCTTACGCTGCTTACCGAACTGACGCCACCTGCCGCAACGCCAGAAAAAGTGAACGAGCAGCCGGCACCAACAGATGTCACATTGTCAGATTTTATTGAAGCGATTCCTGTCGTTGATAAAAATGTCTTGCGAGGATTGCGCCTTTTACCTCGCGGTAATACAGAATTATTTTCACGGACAGCCATTGCACCTGGTGACATTGCTATTCAGCTTAACAATATGTCTTTAACGCAACAGGTGAATATACCCCAGGCGCAGGAGGCACTTAGACATCTGCAGACGGCTCAGATTACCC comes from Enterobacter kobei and encodes:
- a CDS encoding peptidoglycan-binding domain-containing protein: MFSTLIQEQWLILQGGKGAGKSVLAQGVISAWPYRALTISPLNRKGYLWEWVIIADSQTDNSLAGKIFPVEKLWEELYSAGTVIHGSMPLFVLEDGHRISRGLVSTILAFMTMMPQARLLLTGIFNRRQQRELRVLQPVWFEIPAPDSKDYRKVISSHAGIGPETTNTLPEQFIRRCMRRCDGNLHLAARLGGVIRRNKMEGEEHAASIIDASLQREALRYLPAPGRQGVTWLLLLVLTVLCGGGGVYFARPLSRWLPPLTTLLPVEFSRPVSTHARLMAETMSTNESLSLLFSVWGYEVDKGEAWCDQAYRGGMACLSGTETLETLLSDGLPWVATLKAGSASFPVVVIGGGENTLTVLSGNQTWILDKAWFSHVWTGNVTRMWKPSPDGNASITKKSSTDDIVWLDTMLSRVLNVEAEGTGEWSSLLTEKVRQFQAQNKIKVDGVMGQLSLIRLWQALGESPTLIQERGTI
- the gspC gene encoding type II secretion system protein GspC; the protein is MATISPLVKNALSYRTLSLMIILTSAMGVFIFIYSAYIQWGNNKASLINEDIITPLNNFNEKYKWNLSSSVNNRIDAPPLVSGNVDTLSHIHLSGIIHSSDKLSSRAILQEGGEQNVYSIDDVLKSSNSTRIIDITKNQVFFSSGGNTAQLTLLTELTPPAATPEKVNEQPAPTDVTLSDFIEAIPVVDKNVLRGLRLLPRGNTELFSRTAIAPGDIAIQLNNMSLTQQVNIPQAQEALRHLQTAQITLLRNASPKLINVAVQQFQDGQDK